The following is a genomic window from Deltaproteobacteria bacterium.
GGCGCTGGCTGACCCCTTCGGTCAACGGATAGACCGGCAACAGGCGTGCCGCCGTGTTGGCGTCGGTGCCGTCGTCGACGGCTTCAATTTCTGGATGAATGAACTGTTTGACGCCGCCGAACTGCGTGACCTCGCCGTAGAGCAGGACCCATTGGCCGACCGGGAGGATGCGTCGCAAATAGTCCTCGCGAAAATGAAACCACTTGGCCACTACTGGGCCGCTCCCGTCGTCGCACAACACCTCGAACACCGGCCGCCGTTGTCGGCCGATCACGCCGGCCCCGCACGATCGGACCCGCGCGAGCACGCTGCGCTCCGGTCCCACCGCCACATCTCCGGTGCGGTCAATCTGACGACGGTCGATATAGCGATGCGGCAAGTGCCACAACAGATCGGCGACAGTGCGGATTTCCAGACGCAGGAGCCGTGCCGCAAGCCCAGGACCGACCCCTTTCAGATATTGCACCGGGGTTGAGAGGTCCTGCACTCGCGGCGGAAAGTTAGTCGCCGTTGAGGACGGTAAATTCTGTACGGCGGTTTTTGGCACGGCCTTCGACGGTGTTGTTGTCGGCGATCGGACGCGACTTGCCGTAACCGGCCGGCATGAGGCGACTCCCTTCGATCCCCTTCTTGATCAAGTAGGCCACTACGGCCCGGGAACGTTGTTCGGAGAGTCGCTGATTATATGCATCGCCGCCGATTCCATCGGTATGGCCTTCCACGCGGACTTGGCGAATCCCGGCGTGACGGCGCATCAGTTCGGCCACATCGTCAAGGATCGGGTACGAGACCGGACGGATTTCGCTCGAGTTAAACGCGAAGTGGATCTTTTGGCTGATGACGATTTTTTCTTCGACCTGCACATTGACGACTTCCTTGATCTTGACGATCTTCGGGGTCGGATAGCTGACGCCCAAGATGGCACGGGCTTGTGGGGCACCAACACCGCGCGTAATCCCGCCGCCGCCCATTAATGTGATCGCCAGTCCACGCGCCGCCGGCGCGCGTTGCGGAGTCCACTGAACGCCGCCGAGGATTTCCAACGGCGTCTGCGTGGACACTTTGAACGCGCTCTTCGCGACCGTTTCCACGAGCCCTTCACCCAAGATGGCCCATTCATCGGTGATCTTCACGCGCCCGCCGATCCCGAAACGGAGCAGATCGTCGATCACTGCGCTGGCGTTGCCGGCGAAATATTGGTTTTGTCCGGCCACAAATTGATACCCGAGGTTCGCGCCCAACCACAGACGATCGTTCGGGTTGGCTTCCAGCGCAACAGTCACACCCGGCGTCCAGCGCTCGCCACTGATGAACGTGCCCCGGCGACCGCTGGCGAAGACGAAATGCGGCACGACCGCAATGCCGAAGTTATAGCGTTCGATGTCGAGCAAGCGGAATTTGGTTTCGAGACGGATGTCGCCCAGCCCCGCTTTTTGCTGCTTGGCGGCAGCGCCACCGGTCAGCAGTTGGGTGTTCGGGTCGAAGTAGACTTGCCAAAACGTGACGGGCACGGATGCGCCGACGGTAAACCAATCGGTGATTCCGTACGAACCGACCGCAGTGCCGGAGAGTTCGTCACGGACGATGTCGAAGCGAACACCGGTCGCGGTGTTGCGCAATTGCAACGGACGGCGTCCGTAGTTGAGATAAAATCCGACGGCCCAACGGCCTTTCAGCAGCGTCTCCGCATCGTGGACGCTCATGTACCGACCGGTGTCCGTGGCGGGATCGAATAGCGAGTGGTCCGGACGCGGATCGCGAGCGGCCTGCGCAGTCAGCGGAAGCATGCCGATGAGACTCAAGATCAGCGCCCTACTCCACATCCCCCACCGTGTTTGTCGCATGTTCCGCCTCCTTAGACCGTTCCGAAAATTTCTCGGCGCATAATAGTGAGCGACTCCTAAATGTCAATCCGACACCGTCACAAAAGGGCGAATCTTTTCTAATACGCGCGGACCGATGCCCGAAACGGCCAGCAACGCGTCGCTGGTGGCGAACGCGCCATGCTGCGCGCGGTGTTGCACAATCCGTTCGGCCAATGCCGGACCGATGCCTGGCAGCAACGCCAACGCCGCGGCGTCGACGTGATTGATGTCGAGACGTTGCCCCAACAAGATTTGCGTCTCGGGGCGCGTCGCCGCGTGAGTTGGCAGTGTGTAGGCCTGCGGCAGTGGCGTGGCGGCCGGCGGCCACCACAGTGTGCCGGCCACCGCAACGGCCAACAGCGTCGTCGCGGCCAGTAACGGCGACACGGAGGCCGGCCGAGCGCAGCTCATGGCTGCCTCGCCGCGTCCAGACCGAACGCGTGATGCAACGCGTTCACGGCCGTGCGCATTTCGTGCATGTCGACGACCACGGAGACCTTAATTTCAGACGTGGAAATGAGTTGGATGTTGATCCCGGCCGCGGCCAACACATCGAACATCCGCGCCGCAACGCCGGCGTGGGAACGCATCCCGATCCCGATAATCGAGATCTTCGAGACATCGCCGGCCGCTTGCACTTGGCGCGCGCCGATCTCCCGAGCTGCGGCTTCGCTGACCTGCATCGTCTTTTTCAAATCTTCCTTCGCAACCGTGAACGCCAACTCCGACTCCCCCGCCTCGTTCTTCGTCTGGACGATCATGTCGACATTGATATTGGCGCGGGCCAATGGCTCGAACAGCCGTGCCGCCAGACCAGGTCGGTCGGGGATTTGCCGCACCGCGATCTTCGCTTCGTTAACGGTGTACGTCACAGCCGAGACCAAAGTAGCTTCCACACGCGGATCATCGGTTGTGACACACGTCCCCGGATCAGATGTTTCGATCGCGGAGCGGACGTGGAGCGGGATTGCGAAGCGGGCCGCAAGCTGCACGGAGCGCATTTGCAGCACTTTTGCGCCGGCACCGGCCATTTCGAGCAGTTCTTCGTACGCCATCCGTTCAATTTTGCGCGCCTGCGGACAGACATTTGGATCGGTGGAATAAATGCCGTCCACGTCGGTGTAAATTTCGCACTGCTCGGCGTGGCAAGCCGCCGCAACTGCGACGGCCGAGGTGTCGGAACCGCCGCGCCCCAACGTGGTAATCGCGCCGTTCTCGTCGACGCCTTGAAAGCCGGGCAGTACCACGACGTGCCCCGCTTCCAATGCCTGCAAGATGGGCGTCGTCTGGATCCATTGAATGCGCGCGCGGCTAAACACGCCGTCGGTGAGGATCGGGAGTTGATAGGCCAAAAAGGAGCGCGCTCGCACTCCGCTCCGTTCCAATGCGCACGCCAACAGACCGACGGTCACTTGCTCCCCGGTGCTGACGACGACATCGGCTTCGCGTTCGT
Proteins encoded in this region:
- a CDS encoding aspartate kinase, producing the protein MMLIVQKYGGTSVGSVERIGRVAAHVAATCAAGHRVVVVVSAMAGETDRLLGLVQAVAPEPNEREADVVVSTGEQVTVGLLACALERSGVRARSFLAYQLPILTDGVFSRARIQWIQTTPILQALEAGHVVVLPGFQGVDENGAITTLGRGGSDTSAVAVAAACHAEQCEIYTDVDGIYSTDPNVCPQARKIERMAYEELLEMAGAGAKVLQMRSVQLAARFAIPLHVRSAIETSDPGTCVTTDDPRVEATLVSAVTYTVNEAKIAVRQIPDRPGLAARLFEPLARANINVDMIVQTKNEAGESELAFTVAKEDLKKTMQVSEAAAREIGARQVQAAGDVSKISIIGIGMRSHAGVAARMFDVLAAAGINIQLISTSEIKVSVVVDMHEMRTAVNALHHAFGLDAARQP
- a CDS encoding OmpA family protein, producing the protein MRQTRWGMWSRALILSLIGMLPLTAQAARDPRPDHSLFDPATDTGRYMSVHDAETLLKGRWAVGFYLNYGRRPLQLRNTATGVRFDIVRDELSGTAVGSYGITDWFTVGASVPVTFWQVYFDPNTQLLTGGAAAKQQKAGLGDIRLETKFRLLDIERYNFGIAVVPHFVFASGRRGTFISGERWTPGVTVALEANPNDRLWLGANLGYQFVAGQNQYFAGNASAVIDDLLRFGIGGRVKITDEWAILGEGLVETVAKSAFKVSTQTPLEILGGVQWTPQRAPAARGLAITLMGGGGITRGVGAPQARAILGVSYPTPKIVKIKEVVNVQVEEKIVISQKIHFAFNSSEIRPVSYPILDDVAELMRRHAGIRQVRVEGHTDGIGGDAYNQRLSEQRSRAVVAYLIKKGIEGSRLMPAGYGKSRPIADNNTVEGRAKNRRTEFTVLNGD
- a CDS encoding helix-hairpin-helix domain-containing protein, with translation MSCARPASVSPLLAATTLLAVAVAGTLWWPPAATPLPQAYTLPTHAATRPETQILLGQRLDINHVDAAALALLPGIGPALAERIVQHRAQHGAFATSDALLAVSGIGPRVLEKIRPFVTVSD